The Egicoccus sp. AB-alg2 genome window below encodes:
- a CDS encoding leucyl aminopeptidase, whose product MPSRLPAVHVTTDGVDELDVDALVVPVFRGAIEAPGAEQALRALGLDEVPRDASFRGRLGEVLDLAAPGQPWGRVTLVGLGRMDELSPEQLRRAAGAAVRHLAPKCRTLATTLVLVRPGLETVRAVAEGALLGAYRYDDCRPERDPLRLDDLTLVVPSSLAEDAGRQLELARLHAEAQNIARDLVTTPPNLLGPADMAEQARALLPDAVEVEVWDEERLVEERCGGLLAVGRGSSRPPCLVQLRYRPESPVAKVALVGKGITFDTGGISLKRPSPIMEAMKGDMGGAGAVLAVFAALPELDVQVEVVGYLCLAENMIGGDAQRPSDVIRIRNGTTVEVMNTDAEGRLVLADGLSLAVEDDDVEAVVDVATLTGAVARALGKRAAGVFANDDDLLRQLLTAAESAGETLWHLPLWEELRDNLESEVADLENLGRGDEAGATMGGLFLREFVAERPWAHLDIAGPFWQDADRYHNPRHGTGFAVRTLLRWLELAGR is encoded by the coding sequence TTGCCCAGCCGACTGCCCGCCGTGCACGTCACGACCGACGGCGTCGACGAACTGGACGTCGACGCGCTGGTCGTCCCGGTCTTCCGCGGCGCCATCGAGGCGCCCGGCGCGGAGCAGGCGCTGCGGGCGCTCGGGCTGGACGAGGTGCCGCGCGACGCGAGCTTCCGGGGCCGGCTCGGCGAGGTGCTCGACCTCGCCGCGCCGGGCCAGCCGTGGGGCCGGGTCACGCTGGTCGGGCTCGGACGCATGGACGAGCTGTCGCCCGAGCAGCTGCGCCGCGCCGCCGGCGCCGCCGTGCGCCACCTCGCGCCGAAGTGCCGGACGCTGGCGACCACCCTGGTGCTGGTGCGCCCGGGGCTGGAGACCGTCCGGGCCGTCGCCGAGGGTGCGCTGCTGGGTGCCTACCGCTACGACGACTGCCGGCCCGAGCGCGACCCGTTGCGCCTGGACGACCTGACCCTGGTGGTGCCCTCGTCGCTGGCCGAGGACGCCGGCCGGCAGCTCGAGCTGGCCCGGCTGCACGCCGAGGCGCAGAACATCGCCCGTGACCTCGTGACCACGCCGCCGAACCTGTTGGGCCCCGCCGACATGGCCGAGCAGGCCCGCGCGCTGCTGCCCGACGCGGTCGAGGTCGAGGTCTGGGACGAGGAGCGGCTGGTCGAGGAGCGCTGCGGCGGTCTGCTGGCGGTCGGGCGCGGCTCGTCGCGGCCGCCGTGCCTGGTGCAGCTGCGCTACCGGCCCGAGTCGCCGGTCGCCAAGGTCGCGCTGGTCGGCAAGGGCATCACGTTCGACACCGGCGGGATCTCGCTCAAGCGGCCCTCGCCGATCATGGAGGCGATGAAGGGCGACATGGGCGGCGCCGGCGCCGTGCTGGCGGTCTTCGCCGCGCTGCCGGAGCTGGACGTCCAGGTCGAGGTCGTCGGCTACCTGTGCCTCGCGGAGAACATGATCGGCGGCGACGCCCAGCGTCCCAGCGACGTCATCCGGATCCGCAACGGCACCACCGTCGAGGTGATGAACACCGACGCCGAGGGCCGGCTGGTGCTGGCCGACGGGCTCAGTCTGGCCGTCGAGGACGACGACGTCGAGGCGGTCGTCGACGTCGCCACGCTGACCGGCGCTGTCGCCCGTGCGCTGGGCAAGCGGGCGGCCGGGGTGTTCGCCAACGACGACGACCTGCTACGGCAGCTGTTGACCGCCGCGGAGAGCGCCGGCGAGACCCTGTGGCACCTGCCGCTGTGGGAGGAGCTGCGCGACAACCTCGAGTCCGAGGTGGCCGACCTGGAGAACCTCGGCCGCGGCGACGAGGCCGGCGCGACCATGGGCGGGCTGTTCCTGCGCGAGTTCGTCGCCGAGCGGCCCTGGGCCCACCTCGACATCGCCGGGCCGTTCTGGCAGGACGCCGACCGCTACCACAACCCCCGCCACGGAACCGGTTTCGCGGTCCGCACGCTGCTGCGCTGGTTGGAACTCGCCGGCCGCTGA
- a CDS encoding radical SAM protein translates to MRWATVEEESALPGLGERITHPEFAGVEFVHVRAKSLLNHVPAAAGMPFEWTINTYRGCTHACSYCFARPTHTYLDLDAGKDFESVIVVKINAVERLRAELCRPSWGGNHVALGTNTDPYQRCEGRYRLTRGVIQTLTEAGNSYSVLTKGTLVTRDLDVLAEAARRGVCTGVSMSIPTLDTDVWRASEPGTPHPQRRLEAIAALHEAGIPTGVMVAPIIPGLSDAPEQLEAVVRGALEAGADRITPIVLHLRPGLRDVFLPWLAEVRPELLERYRHLYARSYAPKAEQQRIHRLVRRIVDRHGGEPGRRRVVRGDERSSSGHEVPTPTSAQVEQLSML, encoded by the coding sequence CTGCGGTGGGCGACGGTCGAGGAGGAGTCGGCGCTGCCCGGCCTCGGCGAGCGGATCACCCACCCGGAGTTCGCCGGCGTCGAGTTCGTCCACGTCCGCGCGAAGAGCCTGCTCAACCACGTCCCCGCCGCGGCCGGCATGCCCTTCGAGTGGACGATCAACACCTACCGGGGCTGCACCCATGCGTGCTCCTACTGTTTCGCTCGGCCGACGCACACGTACCTCGACCTGGATGCCGGTAAGGACTTCGAGTCGGTCATCGTGGTGAAGATCAACGCGGTCGAGCGGCTCCGCGCCGAGCTGTGCCGGCCATCGTGGGGCGGCAACCACGTGGCGCTGGGCACCAACACCGACCCCTATCAGCGGTGCGAAGGGCGCTACCGGCTGACCCGCGGGGTCATCCAGACCCTCACCGAGGCCGGCAACTCCTACTCCGTGCTGACGAAGGGCACGCTGGTCACGCGCGACCTCGACGTCCTGGCCGAGGCGGCCCGCCGAGGCGTGTGCACCGGCGTGAGCATGTCGATCCCGACGCTGGACACCGATGTCTGGCGCGCCTCCGAGCCGGGCACCCCGCACCCGCAGCGGCGCCTGGAGGCCATCGCGGCCCTGCACGAGGCCGGAATCCCGACCGGCGTGATGGTCGCGCCGATCATCCCCGGCCTCAGCGACGCGCCGGAGCAGCTCGAGGCCGTCGTGCGCGGCGCCCTGGAGGCCGGCGCGGACCGCATCACCCCGATCGTGCTGCACCTGCGACCCGGGCTCCGCGACGTCTTCCTGCCCTGGCTCGCCGAGGTGCGGCCGGAACTGCTGGAGCGCTACCGGCATCTGTACGCCCGCAGCTACGCGCCCAAGGCCGAGCAGCAGCGCATCCATCGGCTCGTGCGTCGCATCGTCGACCGTCACGGTGGCGAGCCCGGACGCCGCCGCGTCGTCCGCGGCGACGAGCGCAGCAGCAGCGGCCACGAGGTGCCCACGCCGACCTCGGCGCAGGTCGAGCAACTGTCGATGCTGTGA
- a CDS encoding alpha/beta fold hydrolase codes for MPATAVTDETPGHGREPGGRRWLRRLGVLVVVLGVLAATVAAVPALRVRAVAAATSLDALGVPVPRPFAAEVTTGQRTIAGVEGAWFDPGPDAPVVLLVPGAAPEGLDDPRIVRVAEALARSKRAVFMPELRVYQQDLVVDDVHDLADITLELALERGPVLLVGASFGGSLGLLAAADPRLDGQLLGVATFGSYVDLLGVVQAGTTGTALVGDRAIAWDPHPLADQVIRDQLVDLLPAEFRAEVVEVLDGERDPDTLPEPIRAAYELAMNDDPNRTRELARQIPEELQRRLAEVSPVTVADDIDTRVIAMHSTQDPAIPYAELLRLGDAIPHAELHTLDTFTHVDLALDTPRDWWDAGGDLRVVWTFVTELLEAQRT; via the coding sequence ATGCCCGCCACCGCAGTCACCGACGAGACGCCCGGCCACGGCCGTGAGCCGGGCGGCCGGCGGTGGCTGCGCCGACTGGGAGTGCTCGTCGTGGTGCTCGGCGTCCTGGCCGCGACGGTCGCGGCCGTGCCGGCGCTGCGGGTCCGGGCCGTGGCCGCCGCGACCAGCCTCGACGCGCTGGGCGTGCCGGTCCCGCGCCCGTTCGCCGCCGAGGTCACGACCGGCCAGCGCACCATCGCCGGCGTCGAGGGCGCCTGGTTCGACCCCGGCCCCGACGCGCCGGTGGTCCTGCTGGTGCCGGGTGCCGCACCGGAGGGCCTGGACGACCCACGGATCGTGCGGGTCGCCGAGGCGCTGGCGCGCTCGAAGCGGGCCGTGTTCATGCCCGAGCTGCGGGTGTACCAACAGGACCTCGTCGTCGACGACGTCCACGACCTGGCCGACATCACGCTCGAGCTGGCCCTCGAGCGCGGGCCGGTGCTGCTGGTCGGCGCGTCCTTCGGCGGCTCGCTGGGGCTGCTTGCCGCCGCCGATCCAAGGCTGGACGGCCAGCTGCTGGGGGTGGCGACGTTCGGTTCCTACGTGGACCTGCTCGGCGTCGTGCAGGCCGGCACCACCGGCACGGCGCTGGTCGGCGACCGGGCGATCGCGTGGGACCCGCATCCGCTGGCCGACCAGGTGATCCGCGACCAACTGGTCGATCTCCTGCCGGCCGAGTTCCGCGCCGAGGTCGTCGAGGTCCTCGACGGCGAGCGGGATCCCGACACGCTCCCGGAACCGATCCGCGCCGCCTACGAGCTGGCAATGAACGACGACCCGAACCGCACCCGCGAGCTGGCCCGGCAGATCCCCGAGGAACTCCAGCGCCGGCTGGCCGAGGTGTCACCGGTCACGGTCGCCGACGACATCGACACGCGGGTGATCGCGATGCACTCGACGCAGGACCCGGCGATCCCGTACGCGGAACTGCTGCGGCTGGGCGACGCGATCCCACACGCCGAACTGCACACCCTGGACACGTTCACCCACGTCGACCTCGCCCTGGACACTCCGCGCGACTGGTGGGACGCCGGCGGCGACCTGCGCGTCGTGTGGACCTTCGTCACCGAACTGCTGGAGGCGCAACGGACCTGA
- a CDS encoding FAD-binding dehydrogenase gives MGYDADVIVVGGGLAGLVATAELADAGRRVLLVDQEPEQSLGGQAFWSFGGLFFVDSPEQRRMRIDDSRELALQDWMGTADFDRDEDHWPRKWAEAYVDFACGEKRAWLHEQGMRWFPIVGWAERGGYGAYGHGNSVPRFHITWGTGPGVVEPFERRVREAAERGLVRFHFRHRVDELIVEDGAAQGVRGKVLEPSDVQRGERSSRVEVGEFELRAQAVVVTSGGIGANHDLVRRNWPERLGPPPQRMLSGVPDHVDGRMLQITQDAGANVINPDRMWHYTEGIANHTPIWTNHGIRILPGPSSLWLDATGKRLPVPLFPGFDTLGTLAHITRTGHEHTWFVLTMKIIEKEFALSGSEQNPDLTGKDLKLLSTRVRSGPSGPVQAFLDKGEDFVVENNLEALVRGMNQLTDEPLLDFEQVRREVTARDRELANTFTKDLQIAAIRNARTYLGDKLIRVATPHRILDPDAGPLIGVKLNILTRKTLGGLETDLDARVLQPGGEPVPGLYAAGEVAGFGGGGMHGYRALEGTFLGGCIFSGRAAGRAAAAAVG, from the coding sequence ATGGGATACGACGCGGACGTCATCGTGGTGGGCGGGGGACTGGCGGGCCTGGTCGCCACGGCGGAGCTCGCCGACGCCGGCCGGCGCGTGCTGCTGGTCGACCAGGAACCCGAGCAGTCGCTGGGCGGCCAGGCGTTCTGGTCCTTCGGCGGGCTGTTCTTCGTCGACTCGCCCGAGCAGCGCCGCATGCGCATCGACGACTCGCGCGAGCTGGCCCTGCAGGACTGGATGGGCACCGCCGACTTCGACCGCGACGAGGACCACTGGCCACGCAAGTGGGCCGAGGCGTACGTCGACTTCGCCTGCGGCGAGAAGCGCGCCTGGCTCCACGAGCAGGGCATGCGGTGGTTCCCGATCGTCGGCTGGGCGGAGCGCGGCGGCTACGGCGCGTACGGGCACGGCAACTCGGTGCCGCGCTTCCACATCACCTGGGGGACCGGGCCGGGCGTGGTGGAACCGTTCGAACGGCGCGTGCGTGAAGCGGCCGAGCGCGGTCTGGTGCGCTTCCACTTCCGTCACCGCGTCGACGAGCTGATCGTCGAGGACGGCGCCGCTCAGGGCGTGCGCGGCAAGGTGCTCGAGCCCTCCGACGTGCAGCGGGGTGAGCGCAGCTCCCGCGTCGAGGTGGGCGAGTTCGAGCTGCGCGCGCAGGCCGTCGTCGTCACCTCTGGCGGCATCGGCGCCAACCACGACCTGGTGCGCCGCAACTGGCCGGAGCGGCTCGGCCCGCCACCGCAGCGGATGCTGTCGGGCGTGCCCGACCACGTCGACGGGCGCATGCTGCAGATCACCCAGGACGCCGGCGCCAACGTCATCAATCCCGACCGGATGTGGCACTACACCGAGGGCATCGCCAACCACACCCCGATCTGGACCAACCACGGGATCCGGATCCTGCCCGGCCCGTCGTCGCTGTGGCTGGACGCGACCGGCAAGCGTCTGCCGGTGCCGCTGTTCCCGGGCTTCGACACGCTCGGGACGCTGGCGCACATCACCCGCACGGGCCACGAGCACACCTGGTTCGTGCTCACGATGAAGATCATCGAGAAGGAGTTCGCGCTCTCCGGCTCCGAACAGAACCCGGACCTGACCGGCAAGGACCTGAAGCTGCTGTCCACGCGTGTGCGCTCGGGCCCGTCCGGGCCGGTCCAGGCGTTCCTCGACAAGGGCGAGGACTTCGTGGTGGAGAACAACCTCGAAGCGCTCGTGCGCGGCATGAACCAGCTCACCGACGAGCCGCTGCTGGACTTCGAGCAGGTCCGCCGCGAGGTGACCGCCCGCGACCGCGAGCTCGCCAACACGTTCACCAAGGACCTGCAGATCGCCGCGATCCGCAACGCCCGCACCTACCTCGGCGACAAGCTGATCCGGGTCGCGACGCCGCACCGCATCCTTGACCCCGACGCCGGCCCGCTCATCGGCGTGAAGCTCAACATCCTGACCCGCAAGACGCTGGGCGGCCTGGAGACCGACCTGGACGCCCGTGTGCTGCAGCCCGGCGGCGAACCGGTGCCGGGCCTGTACGCGGCCGGCGAGGTGGCCGGCTTCGGTGGCGGTGGCATGCACGGCTACCGCGCCCTGGAGGGCACCTTCCTCGGCGGCTGCATCTTCTCCGGCCGGGCGGCGGGTCGGGCGGCTGCGGCGGCCGTCGGCTAG